The following proteins are encoded in a genomic region of Nicotiana sylvestris chromosome 4, ASM39365v2, whole genome shotgun sequence:
- the LOC138889620 gene encoding uncharacterized protein — protein sequence MAKTSKIVPQKEEAPSSLRTSKSKKIVPPCIEDCIPGPFKTSSDFKIKKPSSVLGRCEPMSRDISLITDIEKVKIDFHWGEAVQVEIPSSKEDITTHKAEVADAIPPHIEETLEEGLDAVPEPTIEHDTICADEHLVGAFEGSSSEALRGREEAPIEVDAIGDLQPGLSFSPGKIRDAENWETPDVGVSQGEDDAFGDIFAGVEEDADLDAPVVFEEAVKLQKQVTMLYDQAFSKLRAKLTHCEEELEKLASESNELNTLYARREEELNSLRARLEKVIKERANFIEQASAFDKLKSELLRCEAKLCKALNGEKSLRLLCDKKTKELIHLRSELNRSHDYEGNLEKQRKIETLEHLRGEANQVNYECNKLKAQIDAYVVAKRNTLANASSLEIQLRNARESNLVQTSRIAKLETNLLKMKAEVVDARAEAEEVRTKANKKVAIYLKDAAEARTKLRGASD from the exons atggccaaaacttctaagatAGTACCTCAAAAAGAGGAAGCCCCTTCTTCGTTACGCACGTCTAAGAGCAAAAAGATAGTGCCTCCTTGTATTGAGGACTGTATTCCTGGGCCCTTCAAGACATCCTCCGATTTCAAAATTAAGAAACCTTCTTCGGTACTGGGCCGatgcgagcccatgtctcggGACATTAGTCTAATAACTGACATAGAGAAGGTAAAAATAGATTTCCATTGGGGAGAGGCGGTACAAGTAGAGATCCCTTCATCGAAAGAGGATATAACTACACACAAAGCTG AGGTGGCCGATGCAATCCCACCTCATATTGAGGAGACCCTGGAAGAGGGTTTGGATGCAGTCCCCGAGCCGACCATTGAACATGATACAATTTGTGCCGATGAGCACTTGGTTGGCGCATTCGAAGGATCCAGCTCTGAGGCCCTTCGAGGGCGAGAGGAAGCCCCGATAGAGGTTGATGCCATAGGCGATCTTCAGCCAGGCCTGTCGTTTTCCCCAGGGAAAATACGGGACGCCGAGAACTGGGAGACTCCCGATGTGGGGGTATCCCAGGGAGAGGATGATGCATTTGGAGATATTTTTGCCGGTGTTGAAGAAGATGCTGATCTCGATGCCCCGGTCGTTTTCGAGGAGGCTGTGAAACTCCAAAAACAG GTCACGATGCTGTACGACCAGGCCTTCTCCAAGTTACGAGCTAAACTGACTCATTGTGAGGAGGAGTTAGAGAAGCTTGCTTCAGAGTCGAATGAGCTAAACACTCTATACGCCCGAAGGGAGGAGGAACTGAACAGCCTTCGAGCAAGATTGGAGAAAGTGATCAAAGAGCGGGCCAACTTCATCGAGCAG GCATCG GCCTTCGATAAGCTCAAGTCTGAGCTGCTTCGCTGTGAGGCTAAGTTGTGTAAAGCCTTGAATGGGGAGAAATctctcaggcttctttgtgataagaAGACAAAAGAGCTGATACATCTTCGATCGGAGTTGAACCGAAGTCATGATTATGAAGGCAACCTCGAGAAACAG AGAAAGATAGAGACGCTGGAACACCTTCGGGGCGAAGCCAACCAGGTTAATTATGAATGCAACAAATTGAAGGCACAAATAGATGCTTATGTTGTGGCCAAAAGGAACACTTTGGCTAATGCCTCTTCCCTCGAGATACAACTTCGTAATGCTCGAGAAAGCAACTTGGTCCAGACGAGCAGGATTGCTAAGCTTGAAACAAatcttttgaagatgaaggcTGAAGTTGTGGACGCTCGAGCCGAAGCCGAAGAGGTCCGAACAAAGGCTAATAAGAAGGTGGCCATCTACCTGAAAGATGCTGCTGAAGCTCGTACGAAGTTGAGGGGGGCTTccgattga
- the LOC104216059 gene encoding monooxygenase 1-like, with protein MESAGCEEMHEIVIVGGGLCGLATALALHKKGIKSVVLEKSETLRAAGAAIGVMPNGWRALDQLGVGSHLRSTALPLQGTRMTWIDKGKEQYTPNKNIGEVRCLKRSDIVETFADALPRKTIRFGCEIASVEMDPLTSLPCILLSNGKRIGAKILIGCDGSRSVVSSFLGVKPTRTFRISAIRGLTSYPNGHSFPLEFVRLISDKTAVGRLPITDMLVHWFIGVQQGTDTIFPHDPELIKQRALEATSGRPADVQEMIEGCDLDSLSFTHLRYRAPWDLMLGNFREKTVTVAGDAMHVMGPFLGQGGSAGIEDAVVLARNLAKTLKGGFDHEKVGEALDQYVKERRMRVVKLATQSYLTALLVENTPLLIKFVVIAVMALFFRNPSAHVLYDCGHL; from the exons ATGGAGTCAGCTGGTTGTGAAGAAATGCACGAGATAGTCATAGTGGGTGGTGGCCTTTGCGGCCTTGCTACAGCCCTTGCTTTGCACAa GAAAGGGATAAAGAGTGTGGTGTTAGAGAAATCAGAAACACTGAGAGCAGCAGGAGCAGCCATAGGTGTAATGCCTAATGGATGGAGAGCATTGGATCAGCTTGGTGTCGGTTCTCACCTAAGATCTACTGCTCTTCCTCTTCAAGG GACTCGAATGACATGGATCGACAAGGGCAAAGAACAATACACACCAAACAA GAACATTGGGGAGGTTCGCTGTCTGAAAAGGAGCGATATAGTCGAAACATTTGCTGATGCTTTGCCTCGGAAGACTATACGTTTTGGATGTGAAATTGCGTCAGTGGAAATGGATCCTCTCACTTCATTGCCATGTATTCTACTTTCTAATGGAAAGCGTATTGGTGCCAAG ATTTTAATCGGGTGTGATGGATCGAGGTCCGTAGTGTCAAGTTTCCTTGGGGTAAAGCCTACCAGAACTTTTCGCATCTCTGCAATTCGGGGTTTAACGAGTTATCCAAATGGTCACTCATTTCCTCTCGAATTTGTCCGCCTTATAAGTGACAAAACTGCAGTTGGGAGACTACCAATCACTGATATGTTGGTCCATTGGTTTATTGGTGTTCAACAGGGCACAG ATACCATATTTCCACATGATCCAGAACTTATCAAACAAAGAGCCCTGGAGGCAACAAGTGGTCGTCCCGCTGATGTACAAGAAATGATAGAGGGATGTGACCTGGATTCTCTGTCTTTCACTCACTTGAGATATCGTGCACCATGGGACTTGATGCTTGGAAATTTTCGCGAAAAGACAGTAACAGTTGCTGGAGATGCAATGCATGTCATGGGTCCATTTCTTGGCCAGGGAGGTTCAGCAGGAATAGAAGATGCAGTGGTGCTTGCAAGAAACTTGGCAAAGACATTAAAGGGAGGTTTTGATCATGAAAAAGTTGGAGAGGCACTGGATCAATATGTAAAAGAGAGGAGAATGAGGGTGGTAAAACTGGCAACACAGTCATATCTAACTGCACTTCTTGTTGAGAATACACCATTGCTGATAAAATTTGTTGTCATAGCTGTGATGGCTCTTTTCTTCAGAAACCCAAGTGCTCATGTTCTATATGACTGTGGTCATCTCTGA